In a genomic window of Deltaproteobacteria bacterium:
- a CDS encoding VacJ family lipoprotein, which translates to MRVRAACVSLAFAFALLASGCASVPADTDAATNSAVLGNDALYAPPHGEGFSVLVYTEDPLEPANRLSLRVTKGALDYVAQPLALGYRALVPEFAREALSRFYGNLNYPGRFVSLLMQRRLRDSGEETGRFLVNSTAGLLGLFDPATRLSLDSFPEDVGQAFGRWGIRPGPYLFLPMLGPSNTRDAVGRIFDMALDPATYFTGATLAFGLNSFSLRVDDYRDLSAVEADWYAPIRTYWAIRREAEVENYSIPLTAFEASDPEPSLGVLKFSPRDPSFGRRAKERELALPSTGKTLRYSLWLQPAPAPLLFVLPGIGSHRRGGTTVALAEIAYARGFSVAAISSAFQPEVQLTALRAPYPGFAPHDAADIRAALEAIHADVAAWKPGRVTSASLVGLSLGAAHALHIAARPEGALQFERIVAVSPPVDFLLASRRFDEFFDAPLRWPAAERDRRVLEIGKKALALFDGDVSDPRLPFDRIESEFLIGLNGRDAVHNAMVAIQTTTGRGVLLQPELDPERGWLLEEVNHSSFDAYVRHLVVPHFLVSDPDASIDSLLEASGLRGIAPALAADPRVSIFTNADDFLLGPGDAEWLRTALGERATVFPSGGHLGNLWVPEVQRAIFDALSSAP; encoded by the coding sequence GTGCGAGTCCGTGCCGCCTGCGTCTCGCTCGCGTTCGCTTTCGCGCTGCTCGCGTCCGGCTGCGCCTCGGTTCCGGCGGATACGGACGCGGCGACGAACTCCGCGGTGCTCGGCAACGACGCGCTCTACGCCCCGCCGCACGGCGAGGGCTTCTCGGTGCTCGTGTACACCGAGGATCCGCTCGAGCCCGCGAACCGCCTCAGCCTGCGCGTCACGAAGGGTGCGCTCGACTACGTCGCGCAGCCGCTCGCGCTCGGCTACCGCGCGCTCGTGCCCGAGTTCGCGCGCGAAGCGCTCTCGCGCTTCTACGGCAACCTCAACTACCCCGGCCGCTTCGTCAGCTTGTTGATGCAAAGGCGCCTCAGAGACTCGGGCGAAGAGACCGGGCGCTTCCTCGTCAACTCCACCGCGGGCCTGCTCGGCCTCTTCGATCCCGCAACGCGCCTCTCGCTCGACTCGTTCCCCGAAGACGTGGGCCAAGCCTTCGGCCGCTGGGGAATCAGGCCCGGCCCCTATCTCTTCTTGCCCATGCTCGGCCCGAGCAACACCCGCGACGCCGTGGGCCGCATCTTCGACATGGCGCTCGATCCCGCGACGTACTTCACCGGTGCGACGCTCGCGTTCGGGCTGAACTCCTTCTCGCTGCGCGTCGACGACTACCGCGATCTCTCCGCCGTCGAGGCCGACTGGTACGCGCCGATCCGGACTTATTGGGCAATTCGGCGGGAGGCCGAGGTCGAGAACTACAGCATCCCGCTGACCGCCTTCGAAGCGAGCGACCCCGAGCCCTCGCTCGGCGTGCTGAAGTTCTCGCCGCGGGACCCCTCGTTCGGGCGGCGCGCGAAGGAGCGCGAGCTCGCGCTGCCGAGCACGGGCAAGACGCTGCGCTACTCGCTCTGGCTCCAGCCCGCGCCCGCGCCGCTCTTGTTCGTGCTGCCGGGCATCGGCTCGCACCGGCGCGGCGGCACGACCGTCGCGCTCGCGGAGATCGCGTACGCGCGCGGCTTCTCGGTCGCCGCGATCAGCAGCGCGTTCCAGCCCGAGGTGCAGCTCACCGCACTGCGCGCGCCGTACCCCGGCTTCGCGCCTCACGACGCGGCCGACATTCGCGCCGCGCTCGAAGCGATTCATGCCGACGTCGCGGCGTGGAAGCCCGGGCGCGTCACGAGCGCGAGCCTCGTCGGCCTCTCGCTCGGCGCCGCGCATGCGCTCCACATCGCAGCGCGGCCCGAAGGCGCACTCCAGTTCGAGCGCATCGTCGCCGTGAGTCCTCCGGTCGACTTCTTGTTGGCATCGCGCCGCTTCGACGAGTTCTTCGACGCGCCGCTGCGCTGGCCCGCGGCCGAGCGCGACCGGCGCGTGCTCGAGATCGGCAAGAAGGCGCTCGCGCTGTTCGACGGCGACGTGAGCGACCCGCGCCTGCCCTTCGACCGCATCGAGTCCGAGTTCCTGATCGGGCTCAACGGCCGCGACGCCGTGCACAACGCGATGGTCGCGATCCAGACGACGACGGGCCGCGGCGTGCTGTTGCAACCCGAGCTCGATCCCGAGCGCGGCTGGCTGCTCGAAGAGGTGAACCACAGCTCGTTCGACGCCTACGTGCGCCACCTCGTGGTGCCGCACTTCCTCGTGAGCGACCCCGACGCGAGCATCGACTCGCTGCTCGAAGCGAGCGGCCTGCGCGGCATCGCGCCAGCGCTCGCCGCGGACCCGCGCGTGTCCATCTTCACGAACGCCGACGACTTCTTGTTAGGCCCCGGTGACGCGGAATGGCTGCGCACGGCGCTCGGTGAACGCGCCACGGTCTTCCCGAGCGGTGGGCATCTCGGGAATCTGTGGGTGCCGGAGGTGCAGCGCGCGATCTTCGACGCGCTCTCCTCAGCGCCCTAA
- a CDS encoding 3-deoxy-7-phosphoheptulonate synthase, producing the protein MTPKSDDLRITAVRPLIAPAVLAEEIPLTPGASEFVVRSRRAVEAVLDGRDARVLLVVGPCSIHDVRAALEYADKLRALAERVRERVLVVMRVYFEKPRTVVGWKGLINDPDLDGSYHINKGLRIARGLLAEIAARELPAGTEFLDTTFGQFYADLVSWGAIGARTAESQVHRELASGLSMPVGIKNRTDGDVRVAVDAIRAARARHIFPSLTKEGAPAILETSGNPYAHLVLRGGAKPNWDAASVSAAAELLREHALLDAIMVDCSHANSERAPEKQRDVALAVAAQRRAGQNALRGLMVESHLVGGKQEPSAQPLAYGKSITDACLGWDATERLVLALAEVLGR; encoded by the coding sequence ATGACGCCGAAATCCGACGACCTCCGCATCACCGCCGTCCGTCCCCTCATCGCGCCCGCGGTGCTCGCGGAGGAGATTCCCCTAACACCCGGCGCGTCCGAGTTCGTCGTGCGCTCGCGGCGCGCCGTGGAAGCGGTGCTGGACGGACGCGATGCGCGCGTGCTGCTCGTCGTGGGGCCGTGCTCGATCCACGACGTGCGCGCGGCGCTCGAGTACGCGGACAAGCTGCGCGCGCTGGCAGAGCGCGTGCGCGAGCGCGTGCTCGTGGTGATGCGCGTCTACTTCGAGAAGCCGCGCACGGTGGTCGGCTGGAAGGGACTCATCAACGATCCCGATCTCGACGGCTCGTATCACATCAACAAGGGGCTGCGGATCGCGCGCGGCCTGCTCGCCGAGATCGCGGCGCGCGAGCTGCCGGCGGGCACGGAGTTTCTCGACACGACGTTCGGGCAGTTCTACGCGGACCTCGTGTCGTGGGGTGCGATCGGCGCGCGCACGGCCGAGAGCCAGGTGCATCGCGAGCTCGCGAGTGGGCTCTCGATGCCGGTGGGCATCAAGAACCGCACCGATGGCGACGTGCGCGTCGCGGTCGATGCGATCCGCGCTGCGCGCGCGCGGCACATCTTCCCCTCGCTCACGAAGGAGGGCGCGCCCGCGATTCTCGAGACATCGGGGAACCCCTACGCGCACCTCGTCTTGCGCGGCGGCGCAAAGCCGAACTGGGACGCGGCTTCGGTGAGCGCTGCGGCGGAGTTGTTACGGGAGCACGCGCTGCTGGACGCGATCATGGTCGACTGCTCGCACGCGAACAGCGAGCGCGCGCCCGAGAAGCAGCGCGACGTCGCGCTCGCGGTCGCTGCGCAGCGACGCGCAGGGCAGAACGCGCTGCGGGGGCTGATGGTCGAGAGCCATCTCGTGGGCGGGAAGCAGGAGCCGAGCGCGCAGCCGCTCGCGTACGGGAAGAGCATCACGGACGCGTGTCTCGGCTGGGACGCGACCGAGCGGCTCGTGCTCGCGCTGGCCGAGGTGTTAGGGCGCTGA
- a CDS encoding phosphotransferase yields the protein MTKLSIPDEVLSKARIHGAQAWVDGLPALIASLERDWSMRAGSSFRGGTEAYVAEAELAGGTQAVLKLLVPRADNDPASEVAAYELARGEGLAQLYRHDVRRGALLLERLGRPLASAGLSLDQRHDVLCDLLKRMWRPVRGARFMTGAEKGRWLVSFIQEKWELLGRPLPERVVAHALACAERRIAAHDDARAMLVHGDLHDLNVLEAADGSWKAIDPDGLAAEPEYDLGILLREDAAALEGDGRARARALAARTGLDAEAAWEWGVVERVSSGLLCTQLGLEPIGREMLEAAVRVAR from the coding sequence GTGACCAAGCTCTCCATCCCCGACGAAGTCCTCAGCAAAGCGCGCATCCACGGCGCGCAGGCGTGGGTCGACGGCTTGCCCGCGCTCATCGCGTCGCTCGAACGCGACTGGTCGATGCGCGCGGGCAGCTCCTTCCGCGGCGGCACCGAGGCGTACGTCGCCGAGGCGGAGCTCGCGGGCGGCACGCAGGCGGTGCTGAAGTTGTTAGTGCCGCGCGCGGATAACGACCCCGCGAGCGAGGTCGCCGCGTACGAGCTCGCTCGCGGCGAAGGGCTCGCGCAGCTTTACCGCCACGACGTGCGGCGCGGCGCGCTCTTGCTCGAGCGCCTCGGCCGACCTCTCGCGAGCGCGGGCTTGTCTCTCGATCAGCGCCACGACGTGCTGTGCGATCTGCTGAAGCGCATGTGGCGCCCCGTGCGCGGCGCACGCTTCATGACGGGCGCGGAGAAGGGGCGCTGGCTCGTGAGCTTCATCCAGGAAAAGTGGGAGCTGTTAGGGCGGCCGCTGCCCGAACGCGTCGTCGCGCACGCGCTCGCCTGCGCCGAGCGCCGCATCGCGGCGCACGACGACGCGCGCGCAATGCTCGTGCACGGCGACCTCCACGACCTGAACGTGCTCGAAGCCGCAGACGGCAGCTGGAAGGCAATCGACCCCGATGGCCTCGCCGCCGAGCCGGAGTACGACCTCGGCATTCTCCTGCGCGAGGACGCGGCGGCGCTCGAAGGCGACGGCCGCGCGCGAGCGCGCGCACTCGCCGCGCGCACCGGCCTCGACGCCGAAGCGGCCTGGGAGTGGGGCGTCGTCGAGCGCGTGTCGAGCGGCCTGCTCTGCACGCAGCTCGGCCTCGAGCCCATCGGGCGCGAGATGCTCGAGGCAGCGGTGCGCGTCGCGCGCTGA
- a CDS encoding CoA transferase gives MADETKRRGGPLSGLRALDLTDELGFLCGKMLADLGVDVVMIEPPGGAPLRDDTFTWAAWARNKHSLVADLATPAGRAGVLELARHADFFLESRAPGALAALGLAYDDLAALNPALVFVSITPFGQSGPKSSFRGSDLVIAAAAGPLLLQGDDDRAPVRVSAPQALAHAGAEAAVGALLAHTERVHSGRGQHVDVSAQQAYAAATQADILTARVGDKSGKRVGGGLRMGDLRVRFSYPARDGNVSITHAFGSAMGPATQRLMEWLGEMGECDADLAGIDWIGFGARALRGEEKPETLLRAQAQIAAATAKRTKAEWLALAIEKKFHVAPAATPSDLLASEQLAVRGLFDEVEGVRAPGRFAVFSRTPIAPASAPPALGVGSARVLKEWSAPRSGAAPVTTQRALPLAGVKVLDFTWAIAGPTVTRTLGDYGATVVRIEGAAHPDACRTTRPFLGGRFGGERSAIFHTMNANKLQLGLDLTKPESREVIFDLARWADVAIESFSPGVIARMGFGYDALAKLNPRLVYVSTSLAGQSGPHARLAGFGNLGAALSGIWELVGWPDRAPAGPYAAYTDYVAPRFSLCAILAALEHRRRTGEGQFIDVSQAESAIQFIAPVIAEASATGRNRTRAGNADERFVLHGVFPCTGDDRWIAIAARTHAEWEAAAKVLGCDASAPSEAAVAAATAKHDAFALTSALQAAGVAAHAVQSSIDLSADPQLEARGHFVPVTHPTMGASWVEASRIHLSETPARVATVAPSLGGDNEFVLRDLLGYDDERISALAVAEALQ, from the coding sequence GTGGCCGATGAAACGAAGCGGCGGGGTGGCCCACTCTCGGGGTTGCGCGCCCTCGATCTCACCGACGAGCTCGGCTTCCTGTGCGGGAAGATGCTCGCGGACCTCGGCGTCGACGTCGTGATGATCGAGCCGCCGGGCGGCGCGCCGCTGCGCGACGACACGTTCACCTGGGCAGCGTGGGCCCGTAACAAGCACAGCCTCGTCGCCGATCTCGCGACGCCCGCGGGCCGCGCCGGCGTGCTCGAGCTGGCGCGCCACGCGGACTTCTTCCTCGAGTCGCGCGCGCCCGGTGCGCTCGCGGCGCTCGGGCTCGCCTACGACGACCTCGCCGCGCTGAATCCCGCGCTCGTGTTCGTCTCGATCACGCCGTTCGGGCAGAGCGGGCCGAAGTCTTCGTTTCGCGGGAGCGATCTCGTGATCGCCGCGGCGGCGGGCCCGTTGTTGTTGCAGGGCGACGACGACCGCGCGCCGGTGCGCGTGAGCGCGCCGCAGGCCCTCGCGCACGCGGGCGCCGAGGCCGCGGTGGGCGCGCTGCTCGCCCACACGGAGCGCGTGCACTCCGGGCGCGGACAGCACGTCGACGTGTCGGCGCAGCAGGCGTACGCGGCAGCGACGCAGGCGGACATCCTCACCGCGCGCGTCGGCGACAAGAGTGGGAAGCGCGTCGGCGGCGGCCTGCGCATGGGCGATCTGCGCGTGCGCTTCTCGTATCCCGCGCGCGACGGCAACGTCTCGATCACGCACGCGTTCGGCAGCGCGATGGGGCCGGCGACGCAGCGGCTCATGGAGTGGCTCGGAGAGATGGGCGAGTGCGACGCCGACCTCGCGGGCATCGACTGGATCGGCTTCGGCGCGCGCGCGCTGCGCGGCGAGGAGAAGCCCGAGACGCTGCTGCGCGCGCAGGCGCAGATCGCGGCGGCCACCGCGAAGCGCACGAAAGCGGAGTGGCTCGCGCTCGCGATCGAGAAGAAGTTCCACGTCGCTCCCGCCGCCACACCGAGCGATCTCCTCGCGAGCGAACAGCTCGCCGTGCGCGGGCTCTTCGATGAGGTCGAGGGCGTGCGCGCGCCAGGCCGCTTCGCGGTGTTCTCGCGCACTCCGATCGCACCCGCGAGCGCACCGCCTGCGCTGGGCGTGGGCAGCGCGCGCGTGCTGAAGGAGTGGAGCGCGCCGCGCTCGGGCGCTGCACCCGTAACAACTCAGCGTGCGCTCCCGCTCGCCGGCGTGAAGGTGCTGGATTTCACCTGGGCGATCGCGGGCCCCACCGTGACGCGCACGCTCGGCGATTACGGCGCGACCGTGGTTCGCATCGAGGGCGCCGCGCACCCCGACGCGTGCCGCACCACGCGCCCCTTCCTCGGCGGCCGCTTCGGCGGCGAGCGCAGCGCGATCTTCCACACCATGAACGCGAACAAGCTGCAGCTCGGCCTCGACCTGACGAAGCCCGAGTCGCGCGAAGTGATCTTCGACCTCGCGCGCTGGGCCGACGTCGCGATCGAGTCGTTCTCGCCCGGCGTGATCGCGCGCATGGGCTTCGGCTACGACGCGCTCGCGAAGCTGAACCCGCGCCTCGTCTACGTCTCCACCTCGCTCGCCGGCCAGAGCGGCCCGCACGCGAGGCTCGCCGGCTTCGGCAACCTCGGCGCCGCGCTCTCCGGCATCTGGGAGCTGGTGGGCTGGCCCGACCGCGCGCCCGCCGGCCCGTATGCCGCGTACACCGACTACGTCGCGCCGCGCTTCTCGCTGTGCGCGATTCTCGCTGCGCTCGAGCACCGGCGGCGCACGGGTGAGGGCCAGTTCATCGATGTCTCGCAGGCCGAGTCCGCGATCCAGTTCATCGCGCCCGTGATCGCGGAGGCATCGGCGACAGGCCGCAATCGCACGCGCGCGGGCAACGCCGACGAGCGCTTCGTGCTGCACGGCGTCTTCCCGTGCACCGGTGACGACCGCTGGATCGCGATCGCCGCGCGCACGCACGCGGAGTGGGAAGCCGCCGCGAAAGTCCTCGGCTGCGATGCAAGCGCGCCGAGCGAGGCCGCGGTGGCCGCCGCGACCGCGAAGCACGACGCCTTCGCCCTAACGAGCGCGCTGCAGGCCGCCGGCGTCGCGGCGCACGCAGTGCAGTCGAGCATCGACCTCAGCGCCGACCCACAGCTCGAAGCCCGCGGCCACTTCGTCCCCGTCACGCACCCGACCATGGGCGCAAGCTGGGTCGAGGCAAGCCGCATCCACCTCTCGGAGACGCCGGCGCGCGTGGCAACGGTCGCGCCGAGCCTCGGTGGCGATAACGAATTCGTGCTGCGCGACCTACTCGGCTACGACGACGAGCGAATCTCGGCGCTCGCAGTGGCTGAGGCGCTGCAGTAA
- a CDS encoding enoyl-CoA hydratase, which yields MSEATTASEDDFGDVLYEQPAERVVRIVLNRPDKANAQNLRVLYGLNAALDRACADDAVRAIIIAAAGKHFSSGHGPMGYDGDWKLRDVAIGTSRGFRQPGPEGHWAFEEEVYFNLCWRWRNLPKPTIAQVQGKVIAGGLMLVWPFDLVVASEDATFQDPVVGFGVNGVEYFGHPWEFGMRKAKEMLFTGRAITARAAKAIGMVNRVVPREKLEAETLALAQEIAEQPMMGLKTAKESLNQTQNEQGFYNALRAAMVVQQLAHAHWGVVAKSGTAPEGPANVKALIGKPPLED from the coding sequence ATGAGCGAGGCCACGACTGCGAGCGAGGACGATTTCGGCGACGTGCTCTACGAGCAGCCGGCCGAGCGCGTGGTGCGCATCGTGCTGAACCGCCCCGACAAGGCGAACGCGCAGAACCTGCGCGTGCTCTACGGCTTGAACGCCGCGCTCGACCGCGCCTGCGCCGACGACGCGGTGCGCGCGATCATCATCGCCGCCGCGGGCAAGCACTTCTCCTCGGGCCACGGGCCGATGGGCTACGACGGCGACTGGAAGCTGCGCGACGTCGCGATCGGCACCTCGCGCGGCTTCCGCCAGCCCGGACCCGAGGGCCACTGGGCGTTCGAGGAAGAGGTCTACTTCAACCTGTGCTGGCGCTGGCGGAATCTGCCGAAGCCGACCATCGCGCAGGTGCAGGGCAAGGTGATCGCGGGCGGGCTGATGCTCGTGTGGCCGTTCGATCTCGTCGTCGCGAGCGAGGACGCCACGTTCCAGGACCCCGTCGTCGGGTTCGGCGTGAACGGCGTCGAGTACTTCGGCCACCCGTGGGAGTTCGGGATGCGCAAGGCGAAGGAGATGCTCTTCACCGGCCGCGCCATCACAGCACGCGCCGCGAAGGCGATCGGCATGGTGAACCGCGTCGTGCCGCGCGAGAAGCTCGAAGCCGAGACGCTCGCGCTCGCGCAGGAGATCGCGGAGCAGCCGATGATGGGCCTCAAGACCGCGAAGGAATCGCTGAACCAAACGCAGAACGAGCAGGGCTTCTACAACGCGCTGCGCGCCGCGATGGTGGTGCAGCAGCTGGCGCACGCACACTGGGGCGTGGTCGCGAAATCCGGCACCGCGCCTGAGGGGCCGGCGAACGTGAAGGCGCTGATCGGGAAGCCTCCGTTGGAGGATTAG
- a CDS encoding sulfite oxidase-like oxidoreductase, whose protein sequence is MTNRSDRIPPGQTETKKWPVLHYGEVPRYAPGKWDFRVFGLVDAEQRWSLAELKALPQVETTSDIHCVTTWSRLDTTFRGVRVRDLLAGVARKPGADFVLIHADPGYTTNLPLADLMTDDVLLATHEGGKPLSDEHGGPVRLVVPKLYFWKSAKWVRGLEFTDIDVPGFWERAGYHMRGDPWRDERYRDSETNAMQRMRAEAKKRGR, encoded by the coding sequence GTGACGAATCGCAGCGATCGCATTCCGCCCGGCCAGACCGAGACCAAGAAGTGGCCCGTCCTGCATTACGGCGAGGTTCCGAGGTACGCGCCCGGCAAGTGGGACTTCCGCGTGTTCGGCCTCGTCGACGCCGAGCAGCGCTGGTCGCTCGCCGAGCTGAAGGCGCTGCCGCAGGTGGAGACGACGAGCGACATCCACTGCGTCACGACTTGGTCGCGCCTCGACACCACGTTCCGCGGCGTGCGCGTGCGCGATCTGCTCGCGGGCGTCGCGCGCAAGCCAGGCGCCGACTTCGTGCTGATCCACGCCGACCCGGGCTACACGACGAACCTGCCGCTCGCGGACCTAATGACTGACGACGTGCTGCTCGCGACGCACGAAGGCGGCAAGCCGCTGAGCGACGAGCACGGCGGCCCGGTGCGCCTCGTCGTGCCGAAGCTCTACTTCTGGAAGAGCGCGAAGTGGGTGCGCGGCCTCGAATTCACCGACATCGACGTGCCCGGCTTCTGGGAGCGCGCCGGTTACCACATGCGCGGCGACCCGTGGCGCGATGAGCGCTACCGCGACAGCGAGACGAACGCGATGCAGCGGATGAGAGCGGAGGCGAAGAAGCGGGGGCGCTGA
- a CDS encoding dienelactone hydrolase family protein codes for MELLYTAHVPPGEGPHPTILMLHGWGANAHDLLGLAPILHGGGALVLSPQGPVAFEIARGVLGFGWWPITSTREIDPQAFDAARGLLREFLDDACKRYPIDRRKIVVVGFSQGGVMAYDLVLGGPSRFAGLVALSSWLPEQVDAAIPRQDEHQNFPALVIHGTQDPMIPVDRAQESRTRLLARGVNVQYREFDMQHEVSQDALRELVIWLEEKVFQLIKLA; via the coding sequence ATGGAACTCCTCTACACCGCTCACGTCCCGCCGGGCGAAGGCCCGCACCCGACCATCCTCATGCTGCACGGCTGGGGCGCGAACGCGCACGACCTGCTCGGGCTCGCGCCCATCCTCCACGGCGGCGGCGCGCTGGTGCTGTCGCCGCAGGGGCCGGTCGCCTTCGAGATCGCGCGGGGCGTGCTCGGCTTCGGTTGGTGGCCGATCACGAGCACGCGCGAGATCGACCCGCAGGCCTTCGACGCCGCGCGCGGGCTGCTGCGCGAATTCCTCGACGACGCGTGCAAGCGCTACCCGATCGACCGCCGCAAGATCGTGGTGGTGGGCTTCTCGCAGGGCGGCGTGATGGCGTACGACCTGGTGTTAGGGGGCCCGAGTCGCTTCGCCGGCCTCGTCGCGCTTTCGAGCTGGTTGCCCGAGCAGGTGGATGCCGCGATCCCGCGCCAGGACGAGCACCAGAACTTCCCCGCGCTCGTCATCCACGGCACGCAGGATCCGATGATTCCCGTCGACCGCGCGCAGGAGTCGCGCACGCGCCTGCTCGCCCGCGGCGTGAACGTGCAGTACCGCGAGTTCGACATGCAGCACGAAGTGAGCCAAGACGCGCTGCGCGAGCTGGTGATCTGGCTCGAGGAGAAGGTGTTTCAGCTGATCAAGCTCGCGTGA
- a CDS encoding DUF1214 domain-containing protein, with translation MAEHGDASSLQRDWAAFCDRLKATGERILRDDFPSAPRDRAEGFRHLGRLSVFALQQYLDFADPRFPAFLRFDDDVTRWGGPNADNHYQRARVEAGGTYRITGNVRGLRELILSTNEGDMQLGQLRVFEERNLSQLAVAADGSLEVIVSATPQLGNWVPLHPEAEYVLLRQYVSDWQHDPVAHFRIERAGSEGLAPPSLEAEQVAHALDRAATWVERSVVYWNEWMRRARSFLPDNRLGKPRPQAGGARDIYYGGGWWNLADDEALVIECDAPRARYWSIQLYAFPWFESLDFANRVSSLTGHQIRTDDDGRFRVVIAELDPGVQNWLDTEGRHDGLITYRWVFATSAPEPTSRVVKLADLRAALPPSTPAFGAQERRAQIAERQRAVARRFRT, from the coding sequence ATGGCGGAGCACGGCGACGCGAGCTCGCTGCAACGAGACTGGGCTGCATTCTGCGATCGCCTGAAGGCGACGGGCGAGCGCATCCTTCGCGACGACTTCCCGAGCGCGCCGCGCGACCGCGCCGAGGGTTTCCGCCATCTCGGCCGCCTCAGCGTGTTCGCGCTGCAGCAGTACCTCGACTTCGCGGACCCGCGCTTCCCCGCATTCCTGCGCTTCGACGACGACGTCACGCGCTGGGGCGGGCCGAACGCGGACAATCACTATCAGCGCGCGCGCGTGGAGGCGGGCGGCACGTATCGAATCACGGGCAACGTGCGCGGCCTGCGCGAGCTGATCCTGTCGACGAACGAGGGCGACATGCAGCTCGGGCAGCTGCGCGTGTTCGAGGAGCGCAATCTCTCGCAGCTCGCAGTCGCAGCGGATGGCTCGCTCGAGGTGATCGTGAGCGCGACGCCGCAACTGGGGAACTGGGTGCCGCTGCACCCCGAGGCCGAGTACGTGCTGCTGCGCCAGTACGTGAGCGACTGGCAGCACGACCCGGTCGCGCACTTCCGCATCGAGCGAGCGGGCAGTGAGGGCCTCGCGCCGCCGTCGCTCGAGGCTGAGCAGGTGGCGCACGCGCTCGATCGCGCGGCCACTTGGGTCGAGCGCAGCGTCGTGTACTGGAACGAGTGGATGCGCCGCGCTCGCTCGTTTCTCCCGGACAACCGCCTCGGCAAGCCGCGCCCGCAAGCCGGCGGCGCGAGGGACATCTATTACGGCGGCGGCTGGTGGAACCTCGCGGACGACGAGGCGCTCGTGATCGAGTGCGACGCGCCGCGCGCTCGCTACTGGTCGATCCAGCTCTACGCGTTCCCGTGGTTCGAATCGCTCGACTTCGCGAACCGCGTGAGCTCCCTGACGGGTCACCAGATTCGAACGGACGACGACGGCCGCTTCCGCGTCGTCATCGCAGAGCTCGATCCCGGCGTGCAGAACTGGCTCGACACCGAGGGCCGGCACGATGGCCTCATCACCTACCGGTGGGTGTTCGCGACGAGCGCGCCCGAGCCGACGTCGCGCGTCGTGAAGCTCGCAGACCTACGCGCCGCGCTGCCCCCTAGCACGCCCGCCTTCGGCGCGCAGGAGCGCCGCGCGCAGATCGCGGAGAGGCAGCGCGCCGTGGCGCGGAGATTCCGCACCTAG